From Cytophagales bacterium, the proteins below share one genomic window:
- the trxB gene encoding thioredoxin-disulfide reductase → MSEKVQVLIIGSGPAGFTAAIYAARAGLKPVLYQGGQPGGQLTITTDVENYPGYPEGVMGPQMMVDFQKQAERFGTDIRYGMVTSVDFSSWPLKATVDEKNEIEAESVIISTGASAKWLGIDKEEKLNGRGVSACAVCDGFFYKGQDVVIVGAGDTAAEEATYLSKLANKVYMLVRRDEMRASKIMQQRVKSAPNIEILWNTETDELMGDEELTGVRVVNNQTGEKRDLDATGFFVAIGHQPNTDIFKDWLKMDESGYIITEPDSSKTNVPGVFATGDAQDKIYRQAVTAAGSGCMGALDAEKFLAEKELELQETELA, encoded by the coding sequence ATGAGTGAGAAAGTTCAAGTATTAATCATCGGGTCCGGTCCAGCCGGTTTTACGGCAGCTATCTATGCAGCGCGGGCTGGGTTGAAACCTGTACTTTATCAGGGAGGTCAGCCTGGTGGGCAATTGACCATCACTACAGATGTAGAAAACTATCCGGGATACCCGGAAGGAGTGATGGGACCTCAAATGATGGTAGATTTCCAAAAGCAGGCAGAAAGGTTCGGAACAGACATTCGATATGGGATGGTCACTTCTGTTGATTTCTCTTCCTGGCCACTGAAGGCCACTGTCGACGAGAAGAACGAGATCGAAGCAGAATCTGTGATTATTTCTACCGGTGCTTCTGCCAAGTGGCTGGGAATCGATAAAGAGGAAAAATTGAATGGTCGTGGTGTATCTGCATGTGCGGTATGCGATGGCTTTTTCTATAAAGGACAAGATGTAGTGATTGTTGGTGCTGGTGATACAGCAGCTGAGGAAGCAACCTACTTATCTAAGTTGGCTAACAAAGTTTATATGTTGGTCAGAAGAGATGAGATGCGAGCATCAAAGATCATGCAACAGCGTGTGAAAAGCGCACCGAACATCGAAATTCTTTGGAATACTGAGACTGATGAGTTGATGGGAGATGAAGAATTGACTGGTGTTCGAGTGGTTAACAACCAAACGGGAGAGAAGAGAGATCTGGATGCCACCGGATTCTTTGTAGCGATCGGTCATCAGCCAAATACGGATATCTTTAAGGATTGGTTAAAGATGGATGAAAGTGGTTACATCATTACAGAGCCAGATTCTTCAAAGACCAATGTTCCTGGGGTTTTCGCGACTGGAGATGCACAAGATAAGATCTACCGACAAGCAGTAACTGCTGCGGGCAGTGGCTGTATGGGTGCGTTGGATGCCGAGAAATTCCTCGCTGAAAAAGAACTCGAACTTCAGGAAACTGAACTTGCGTAA
- the bshB1 gene encoding bacillithiol biosynthesis deacetylase BshB1 — protein sequence MQKLDLLAIAAHPDDVELACAGTLISHIKRGYKAGIVDLTRGEMGTRGTPEQRLQEADDAAKAMGLTARENLGLRDSHFINDNETQLEVIKVIRKYQPEIVITNAPYDRHPDHGRGSRLVEDSFFKSGLRMIETVLDGEQQEPWRPKKLYHMIQSVSLEPDFIVDISDSHNQKLEAIRAYKSQFFDPNSKEPETYISNPQFMKMIEARAIEYGHRIQVQYGEGFKQNQFIGVKNLFDLA from the coding sequence ATGCAAAAACTAGATTTGTTAGCGATTGCCGCTCACCCTGATGATGTGGAATTAGCCTGTGCCGGAACGTTGATCTCACATATCAAGCGTGGATACAAGGCCGGAATTGTGGATCTTACCCGTGGAGAAATGGGAACCAGAGGAACGCCCGAACAACGCCTGCAAGAAGCGGATGATGCCGCAAAAGCCATGGGCCTTACGGCACGAGAAAATCTGGGGTTGAGGGATTCTCATTTCATAAATGACAATGAAACGCAACTAGAAGTGATCAAAGTCATTAGAAAGTATCAACCAGAAATCGTGATCACGAATGCCCCTTATGACCGACATCCTGACCATGGACGTGGTTCTCGATTAGTAGAGGATTCATTCTTTAAATCCGGCCTAAGGATGATTGAAACGGTGTTAGACGGTGAGCAGCAAGAGCCCTGGAGGCCCAAGAAGCTTTATCATATGATCCAGAGCGTGTCCCTGGAACCAGACTTTATTGTTGACATATCCGATAGCCACAATCAAAAGCTGGAAGCCATTCGTGCTTACAAGTCACAGTTTTTTGATCCGAATAGTAAGGAACCGGAGACTTACATCTCCAATCCCCAGTTCATGAAAATGATCGAAGCACGCGCTATAGAGTACGGTCACCGAATTCAGGTGCAGTACGGCGAAGGCTTCAAACAAAATCAGTTCATCGGAGTAAAGAACCTCTTTGATTTGGCTTAG
- a CDS encoding sigma-70 family RNA polymerase sigma factor: MRQLKISKQITNRESASLDRYLQEIGRVELITAEDEVELARRIREGDSLALEKLTKANLRFVVSVAKQYQNQGLTLGDLINEGNLGLIKAAQRFDETRGFKFISYAVWWIRQSILQALAEQSRIVRLPLNRVGSLNKMSKAFTELEQRYEREPSPAEIAEMMNVSEDEVLDTIKISGRHVSMNAPMGDEDGQTLLDTMRCEEDHIPDDALISDSLVREVDRAVSTLTPRETDVIQLYFGLTGAEPLTLEEIGEKFDLTRERVRQIKEKAIRRLRQTSRSKSLKTYLG, translated from the coding sequence ATGAGACAGCTCAAAATTAGTAAGCAGATTACTAATAGGGAGAGTGCCTCCCTTGATCGTTATTTGCAAGAAATCGGTAGAGTCGAATTGATCACTGCCGAGGACGAAGTTGAGTTAGCCCGCCGTATTCGGGAGGGCGATTCCCTAGCACTTGAAAAATTGACCAAAGCAAACCTCAGGTTTGTGGTATCTGTTGCAAAGCAGTACCAGAACCAGGGATTGACTTTAGGTGATTTGATTAATGAAGGTAACCTGGGTTTGATCAAAGCTGCACAACGCTTCGATGAAACCCGAGGTTTCAAATTCATTTCTTACGCCGTATGGTGGATCCGACAATCCATTTTACAGGCGCTTGCCGAACAATCACGCATCGTTCGCCTTCCGCTCAATCGGGTGGGATCGCTGAACAAAATGTCCAAGGCTTTCACGGAACTAGAGCAGCGTTACGAACGCGAACCTTCTCCAGCGGAAATCGCGGAAATGATGAATGTATCCGAGGATGAAGTGTTGGACACCATTAAAATCTCAGGAAGGCATGTTTCCATGAATGCACCTATGGGAGATGAAGATGGCCAGACCTTACTAGATACCATGCGTTGCGAAGAGGACCATATTCCTGATGATGCCCTCATTTCTGATTCCCTGGTTCGAGAAGTTGATCGCGCAGTTTCAACGTTGACACCTCGTGAGACAGACGTCATTCAGCTTTATTTTGGATTGACGGGCGCAGAACCTTTAACGCTGGAAGAAATCGGAGAAAAGTTCGATTTGACCCGCGAAAGGGTACGTCAGATCAAGGAAAAGGCGATACGAAGATTGCGCCAGACCTCAAGAAGCAAGTCGTTGAAAACTTACTTAGGGTAA